The following coding sequences lie in one Drosophila sulfurigaster albostrigata strain 15112-1811.04 chromosome 2R, ASM2355843v2, whole genome shotgun sequence genomic window:
- the LOC133838382 gene encoding LOW QUALITY PROTEIN: ATP-dependent RNA helicase SUV3 homolog, mitochondrial (The sequence of the model RefSeq protein was modified relative to this genomic sequence to represent the inferred CDS: inserted 1 base in 1 codon; deleted 2 bases in 2 codons; substituted 2 bases at 2 genomic stop codons), which produces MQNSRHYAISTGRRLLCAVRLRLGTGLSCDKRNLRVVPAQFSRNRKHETNVSALFKPVQVQANADDEDVGSELVGKLEKSELLKILNKFAQKREIKALCSENGLDSYLQQQAFGSFRRYCIEAENLPVDVHIIFSDIMQGAGHIDDIFPYFLRHAKTVFPHLDCMDDLKKISDLRQPANWYSNARAITRKIVFHSGPTNSGKTYHAMERYLSAKSGVYCGPLKLLATEVYNKANERGTPCDLVTGEERKFGISENSPANHVACTVEMTSVNTPYEVAVIDEIQQIRDPQRGWAWTRAFLGLIADEVHVCGEAGALGLLQKICETTGETVEVHRYDRLTELTVEDSALGSLDNVMPGDCIVCFSKHDIYTVSREIEARXILEFNVILYIIXPTPILGGKEVAVIYGGLPPGTXLAQAAKFNDPENSCKVMVATDAIGMGLNLSIRRIIFYSLVKPTMNEKGEREIDTISISSALQIAGRAGRFKTQWEHGYVTAFKSEDLVTLRRLLSQTPEPLKQAGLHPTADQIELYAYHLPNSSLSNLMDIFVNLCTVDDSLYFMCNIEDFKFLAEMIQHVPLPLRARYVFCCAPINRKMPFVCSMFLKIARQYSRNEPITFDFIKRNCNLPLKLPKTILDLVHLEAVFDVMDLYLWLSYRFMDIFPEAARVRDAQKELDEIIQQGVFQITRLLKNTEAGQDSDVPTYNTRRVTSVKEPRLPSSSRGRLTERLLAQGLLTPGMLSELRKEWDAQATGPKDSQDYSADSDDDESTKKTARRKRRK; this is translated from the exons ATGCAAAACTCGCGACATTATGCAATTTCCACTGGCAGGCGTCTGCTCTGCGCAGTGCGTTTGAGGCTCGGCACTGGCCTCAGTTGTGATAAACGCAACTTGCGTGTTGTTCCTGCTCAATTTTCTCGTAATCGCAAACATGAAACAAATGTTTCCGCCTTGTTTAAGCCGGTCCAGGTGCAGGCCAATGCTGACGACGAGGATGTGGGCTCCGAGCTGGTGGGCAAACTGGAAAAATCCGAACTGCTGAAGATACTGAACAAATTCGCCCAA AAACGAGAAATCAAAGCGCTGTGTTCGGAGAATGGTTTGGATT CCTACTTGCAGCAACAGGCTTTCGGGTCGTTTCGACGTTACTGCATTGAGGCTGAGAATCTGCCTGTTGATGTGCACATCATTTTCAGCGACATTATGCAAGGTGCGGGTCACATAGACGACATCTTTCCTTACTTTCTGCGTCATGCCAAGACTGTGTTC CCCCATCTCGACTGCATGGATGACCTGAAGAAGATATCCGACTTGCGGCAACCCGCCAATTGGTACAGCAATGCACGCGCCATTACCCGCAAAATCGTTTTCCACTCAGGACCTACAAACTCCGGAAAGACTTATCATGCCATGGAGAGGTATTTGAGTGCAAAGTCTGGTGTCTATTGTGGACCGCTCAAGCTACTGGCCACCGAGGTGTACAACAAGGCCAACGAGCGTGGCACACCCTGTGATCTGGTCACGGGCGAAGAGCGCAAGTTTGGCATCAGCGAGAACTCGCCAGCCAATCATGTGGCATGCACCGTTGAAATGACTTCTGTGAACACGCCCT ATGAGGTGGCTGTCATCGATGAGATACAACAGATAAGAGACCCACAGCGGGGTTGGGCTTGGACGCGAGCTTTCCTCGGACTAATTGCCGATGAAGTGCATGTTTGTGGCGAGGCAGGCGCTTTGGGGTTGCTGCAAAAGATTTGTGAAACCACTGGCGAAACTGTTGAGGTTCATCGCTACGATCGTCTTACGGAGTTGACAGTGGAGGACTCTGCTCTGGGATCGCTGGACAATGTGATGCCGGGAGACTGCATTGTTTGCTTCAGTAAACATGATATTTATACGGTTTCGAGAGAGATTGAAGCAAGgtaaattttggaatttaatgttatattGTACATAATTTAACCAACTCCTATTTTAGGGGGGAAGGAAGTAGCTGTCATTTATGGAGGTTTGCCTCCAGGTA AGCTGGCGCAAGCTGCGAAGTTCAATGATCCCGAGAACAGCTGCAAGGTGATGGTAGCCACTGATGCCATTGGCATGGGCCTCAATCT GAGTATTCGTCGCATCATTTTCTACTCGCTGGTCAAGCCTACAATGAATGAGAAAGGCGAGCGTGAAATCGATACGATTTCCATATCATCCGCTTTGCAAATCGCTGGACGTGCTGGACGCTTTAAAACGCAATGGGAACACGGCTATGTGACTGCCTTTAAGTCTGAAGATCTGGTGACGCTTCGACGCTTGCTCAGCCAAACACCGGAGCCTCTAAAGCAAGCAGGTTTACATCCCACCGCTGACCAAATAGAACTGTATGCTTACCATCTGCCAAACTCGTCACTGAGCAACCTCATGGACATTTTCGTCAATCTGTGCACTGTGGACGATTCGTTGTATTTCATGTGCAACATTGAGGACTTCAAGTTCCTGGCCGAGATGATACAGCAtgtgccactgccactgcgtGCCCGCTATGTGTTCTGCTGTGCACCCATCAACCGCAAGATGCCTTTCGTGTGCTCAATGTTCCTGAAGATAGCGCGTCAATACAGTCGCAACGAGCCCATCACCTTTGACTTTATCAAAAGGAACTGCAACCTGCCGCTGAAGCTGCCCAAAACTATCCTTGATCTGGTTCATCTGGAGGCAGTCTTTGATGTGATGGACTTGTACTTGTGGCTCAG CTATCGGTTTATGGATATTTTCCCTGAGGCTGCCCGAGTGCGCGATGCTCAAAAGGAGTTGGATGAGATCATCCAGCAAGGCGTATTTCAGATAACTCGTCTGCTGAAGAACACAGAAGCTGGCCAGGACAGCGATGTGCCCACTTACAATACGCGTCGCGTAACGTCGGTGAAGGAGCCTCGTCTGCCAAGCTCGTCGCGTGGTCGTCTCACGGAGCGATTGCTGGCTCAAGGTCTGCTGACTCCAGGCATGCTCAGCGAGCTGCGTAAAGAGTGGGATGCTCAAGCAACGGGGCCCAAAGATTCTCAGGATTATAGTGCAGACAGTGACGATGATGAGAGCACGAAGAAGACGGCGCGTCGCAAGCGCAGAAAGTAG
- the LOC133838385 gene encoding methenyltetrahydrofolate synthase domain-containing protein — protein sequence MENQSNAAPVAAAAAAEVSSTTQPAEPTKRSLRVQTWKKIQEGKVGLGFNGIFNRIPAFVDADKAAALLIQEEEFKKAQHIKVTIDRALHDFKEQALLANKSVYLPSTRDSSALFLKVEVPEDATDEQKKESLRVQDIQKFRSEIGLDSKLKLDLVVIGSVVVSRDGYRIGRGNGFADLDIGLLIELGVITPQTAIVTIVHDVQVVDTLPVNLFQKYDSPVDIIVTPTEVIRVAKRLPRPSGVFWELLSERRLKILPVLQQLKEQLEKSGKTIALKEEDTDVEQHQNSRRRRGHLRRRFQRGNPGRTTSQTDNEQQGQENAQKRAPRRKGRFVNRRRRTNKSEGDQSGVEVGAKSEDRKFDEAGAGERRPKRKNLPRRDFCVKLSNLTRDIRVKDLKTELRKRECNPLAISWKGHFGKCYLHFGNRNGGPSTQEDVDKVLKSLNDLSLTITTGGGESAPAAGAEEPPAENANAPVQTKTINLSVELLKNRKKADGNVTGGEEGGNANTTSPVNGAAAAGGEGGAASRIESVDTTTV from the exons ATGGAAAATCAAAGCAACGCAGCAcccgttgccgctgccgccgccgcggAGGTATCATCGACAA CTCAGCCTGCGGAGCCGACAAAGCGTTCGTTGCGAGTGCAGACCTGGAAGAAGATCCAGGAGGGTAAAGTTGGCCTTGGCTTCAATGGCATCTTTAACCGCATCCCTGCATTCGTTGATGCTGACAAGGCTGCTGCATTGCTCATTCAGGAGGAGGAGTTCAAGAAAGCAC AGCACATCAAAGTGACCATCGATAGGGCTTTGCACGATTTTAAAGAACAGGCATTGCTGGCCAATAAATCGGTCTATTTGCCCAGCACTCGCGACTCGTCGGCCCTCTTCCTCAAGGTCGAAGTGCCTGAGGATGCCACCGATGAGCAGAAGAAGGAATCGCTGCGCGTCCAGGATATACAGAAGTTCCGTTCGGAAATTGGTCTGGACAGCAAATTGAAGCTTGATTTGGTGGTCATTGGCTCTGTGGTCGTTTCACGTGATGGCTATCGCATTGGACGCGGCAATGGTTTTGCCGATCTGGACATTGGATTGCTCATTGAGCTGGGCGTGATTACGCCACAAACAGCCATTGTGACAATCGTACATGATGTGCAGGTGGTGGACACACTGCCCGTCAATCTGTTCCAGAAATACGATTCCCCTGTGGACATCATTGTCACACCCACTGAGGTGATTCGCGTGGCGAAGCGTTTGCCACGTCCCAGTGGCGTGTTCTGGGAACTGCTGTCCGAGCGTCGCTTGAAGATCTTGCCcgtgctgcagcagctgaaggAGCAGCTTGAGAAGTCGGGCAAGACCATTGCCCTGAAGGAGGAGGATACCGATGTTGAGCAGCATCAGAACAGTAGACGTCGTCGTGGACACTTGCGTCGTCGCTTCCAACGAGGAAACCCAGGACGCACCACCTCACAGACTGACAACGAACAACAAGGC CAGGAGAATGCGCAGAAGCGTGCTCCACGCCGCAAAGGTCGTTTCGTCAACCGCCGCAGACGCACAAACAAG TCTGAAGGCGATCAGTCTGGTGTCGAGGTTGGTGCTAAGAGTGAAGATCGTAAATTCGATGAGGCCGGTGCGGGCGAGCGTCGCCCCAAGCGGAAGAATCTGCCGCGTCGTGACTTCTGTGTTAAATTGTCAAATCTGACACGCGACATTCGCGTTAAGGATCTGAAAACAGAGCTGCGTAAACGCGAATGTAATCCATTGGCGATTTCATGGAAGG GTCACTTTGGAAAGTGTTACTTGCACTTTGGCAATCGCAATGGCGGTCCAAGCACCCAGGAGGATGTGGACAAGGTGCTCAAGTCGCTGAACGATCTCTCGCTGACAATCACCACCGGCGGTGGAGAGTCAGCACCGGCAGCTGGTGCCGAGGAGCCGCCAGCAGAGAACGCCAATGCGCCAGTGCAAACGAAAACCATAAATCTGAGTGTGGAGCTGCTTAAGAATAGAAAGAAGGCTGATGGCAATGTCACTGGCGGCGAGGAGGGCGGCAATGCTAATACAACCAGCCCAGTTAACGGAGCAGCGGCTGCCGGCGGAGAAGGTGGAGCCGCCTCACGTATCGAGTCTGTGGACACCACCACAGTATAG